The nucleotide sequence ACCAGAGGCGCCGGGGCCGGAATGGGAGCCGGAACTGGCGCTGATGCACGAACTGGAGTTGACACGTAAACCGGAGTTGACGACGCCTGGGCTTGTAGCGCGGACGGTTTTCGGTTCGGTTGCACGCTCGGGCGAGCCAGCAAACTGTACCCCACGATGGCGACGGCCACGGCGCCAATTGCAACTCTCGCGGCCATTGGTATTGCGAGCGTCTCTGCCTTTCGACGTTTGGCCCGCTTACTCATGTCTTTCCCCAAGATCACTATGCCCGGAAGAGGTACCCAGCAAAATTTAAGAAACTTCGAAGCGATTTCGCTCAGACGGGAACCGTTAGCGGTGGTTAACGCCGAACTCTTGTTCGGCAACATAAAAATTGCGAGTACCGCTTGATATTGAGGTAGCGACGTGGACGACGCGCTTCTCCTCGCGGAACGCGTCGAGGTCCGAATCGCCCGGCGGAGCGAACACGCTCCGACCTTGACCCGCTCTCAGTCCGACAGCCGACATTCTGGGGCCTGAGACGGAAGACTGCTAAGGGCCAGAAGGGGACCTACCGATCAGTCCTGGCCGATCGTTTCCTCGCGATCGATTTGCCGAAATGACAGCTCGGGTCGCCATTTCGTCAGACCAGATCGGTTCTTCATCTTCGCAGCAGCGCGAACCCGATATTCGGTCCGAGCTGCTGCGTGTAAGCGAGGTTGATCCACAGCATTGCCAACGGCTCAAGGTAGCGACTCATGGCCAGTGGGCCGGTGTCGATCGGGTCGAAACCGAGGTCTGCGACAAGCGCCATGACGATCTGCTTGGCGGGCGTATCGTCGCCGGCGAGTGCCATCATCAGCTTTCCACCGGGATAGTTGCTGTCTGCCATGTTGCGGGAGCCCGTGGTGCTGAATGCTTTGACGACGCGCGCGCTCGGCGCAAGCCGCGCTACGGTCTCGCCGCCTGAATCGCCAAATCCGATCGCAAGCTCCCTTCCGGATTTGAGAGGATCGGTCGTGTCGATCAACACTTTGCCGGCGACGTCACCCAGCGATCTTATCGTCGCCTCGACGGCGGCCCAGGGGACCGCGAGCACAATCACATCGGTACTGGTTGCAGCATCGTTCAGGAGGACAACGCCAAAACCCTGCTCTCTTAGCTCTGCGGCTTTGTCGCCGGCCACGTCGCGCGTCGCGAACGTCACGCGATGGCCGGTCTTGAGCCATCCGCCCGCCAGCGCACGGCCTACATTGCCCGAACCGGCAATCGTGATGTGCATGGTGTGCTCCCGTGCGATTCTGCCGAACATATACTGTCGTGTGCGGGCAAGAGCTACATCGGCTTAGGGTCAAAAGGCGACGATCCTGGCCGGCGGGCTGCCTATCCGCTGTGCTTTCGGAAGGAGGTATCGCGGACTTAGAATCCCCTCAGTTCAGGCCATGAGGCCCAGCGAGCAGGCTCAGCACGATCGAGAATAGTTCGTTCTGCGAGGAGATGCCGAGCCGCTCATAGGCACGCTTGCGGTAGGTCAGGGTCGAGTGCAGGCTGATGCCCAGTCCTTGCGAGATCGCCTCGGAGCTGAAGCCGAGGAGGATGCGGCGGCAGACCTCCCGCTCCCGCGGCGTGAGGCTGGCGAGCGGCGCGCACGTCGCAAACAACGTGGCAAGGGCCTGGTCCGGCGTTGCCGTCGTGCCGTGCTGGAAATGGCGCGCCACGCTCGCGCCGATCGCCGGTGAGATGGTCTCAAGACGCGCGAGCTGCGCCGCGCTGAAGCGGCCCTGGGACGCGATGCGATAGAAATTGACATAGAAGCAGGTGTCGTCGACCCAGATCGCGGTCGCACATTTGTCGACGATCCCGGAATCGTTGAAAAAGATCTTGCGGTAACGCGCGCCATACATGCGCGGCGCAAAGGACGGCAGCACGATCGGCGCGCTTTCCTCGCCTTCGAACAGCGCATCGCGATTGGGATCGGATTCGTGGAACTGGCCGGCATAGGCCGCGCCGAGGTCGCCGCCGATCGGGATGTTGCCGGCATCGAGCAGGCAGCGCGCCGCGCCCGTGCGCGTCAGCGCAAACACCATGCAATGGCCGACCCCGGCCTGCCGGCGCAGCGTGTCGATGAGGATCCTTGGAAAATCGGGGCGGCCGATGGCGAGCACCGCCGGCGTAACATCGCCAGCCGCCGGATTTGCGGGCACCGCCTGAGACCGCATTGCTTTCCTCCGCCAAACATTCTTTTGGCTGAAGATACCAGCAAGGGCGGCGCATCGGAAGGCGTCGCCCTCACCTGCCGCGTGGGTCCCGGCGCTGCGCTGCTGAGCCGGGGCCCATGCCGCTAGACGCGCCCTACCCAGCCGCCACTTTCGCCGGCGCGACGTTGATGGCGAGCTTGCCGTAGCGGTCGGTGAAGGCCTCTGTGTCGATTTCCTCGAGCTTGATCGCGCCGCTCATCACGCCCTGCTTCCAAGTGGCTTGCTCCGGGTCGTTCTGGAACTCCGGCATCACCTCGCGGGCGAACAACTCGAGCGATTCGCAGATGTGCTCGTGGCTGTTCTTGCCGGCCTGGTTGAGCAGGATCACCTGGTCGATATGCGAGGTCTGGAAACGCTTGAGCTTCTTGCGGATCGTCTCGGGCGAGCCGATCAGGCCGCCGCGCAGCGCGGCCTCCTGCGCCTCCGGATTGTCGCGCTTCCACTTGTTGTACTCGTCCCACATGTTGACGGTGCCGGGCGCGGGACGTTGGCGGTTCTGTGAGGCACCATAGAAGCGCAGCGCGAACTGGAAGAAGGTGGCGCCATCGGCGCGGGCACGTGCCTCCTCGTCCGTCTTGGCGCACATGAAGAACGACACCAGCGCCATGTTCGGGTTGATCTCGTAGTCGGCAAGCTTGTGCAGCCGCTTGGTCATGGCGTTGTAATAGGCATGCACCCAGGCATGCGCGGCATCGGCGCTGACGAACTGGAAGCCCAGGGCGCCGAAGCCATGGCGGCCGGCGCGCTCGATGGTCGGCAGTTGCGAGCACGCCATCCACAGCGGCGGATGCGGCTTCTGCACCGGTTTGGGCACGACGTTGCGCAAGGGGATGTCGAAATACTTGCCGTGATGCTCGCTGCCGCCGTCCTTGAACATTGGGAAGATCGCGCGCACGGCCTCCTCGAACACCTCCTTCTTGGACTCCATGTCGCGGGCGAACGGCTCGAGCTCGGTGATGGATGCGCTCTCGCCCATGCCGAATTCGCAGCGGCCGTTCGAGAGCAGATCGAGCACCGCGACTCGCTCGGCGACGCGCGCGGGATGGTTGGTGGTGAGCTGGAGGATGCCATGACCGAGCCTGATCCTCTGCGTGCGCTGGCTGGCGGCGGCGAGGAAGGACTCCGGCGAGGGCGAGTGCGAATATTCCTCGAGGAAGTGATGTTCGACGACCCAGGCGTGGTCGTAGCCGAGGCTGTCGGCGAGTTCCATCTGCGAGAGTGCGTTCTGGTAGAGCCTGAGCTCGTCGCCCGCCACCCACGGCCGTGGCAGTTGCAGCTCGTAGAAGATGCCGAACTTCATGACGCAGCTCTCCCAAGATTATTTTTGTTGCCGGCATTCTAGAGAACGAGCGAGCGCTGTCCATGCCGGTGCAATTCCGCCGCACGGGACGCTCGCACTTGCTCAATTTGGTCTGACAACGTTCAATCCAGCCCAACAACTTTAAGTAAACGATTGGAACCGGCAACCACTTAGGTGGTGCAATCAGCCTTGATCCATGTCAAGGTTGGCAACGCTCGGCTTGCCTAATCTGAGACTCTGCAAGGTAACGGCCCGGATGCCGTCCAGATTCTCATCACTGCAAGAGAGACCGAATATGTCGGCCCCTGGCGACGACACGACTGGGCGTTTGCGCCGCCGGCGCATGGAAATCTTTGCGTTCCTGTTCCTGACCGCGGTCGTGATGCCCGTCCTCGCAGTGGGAACGGTCGGCTCCTACGGCCTCGCCGTCTGGATCTACCAGATGTTCGCAGGGCCTCCCGGCCCGCCGCCCCCGCATTGAATTCCCCAAGCGAAAGACAGGCATCATGGCCCACATGACCCTCAACCGCCGCGCATTGATCACCGGCCGGGTGCTCACTGCCGAGCGCATCGTGCCGCCGCCGGGCGGCGAGATTGCCAGCATTTTGGTGCAGGCGCGCCCCGACCACCTCGCCGAGCTCGAGGCCGAAATCACTGCGCTCCCCGGCTGCGAGATCCACGGCCGCGATGCGCGCGGCAAGCTTGTCGTGGTGACCGAAGCACCCGACGCCGGCAGCCTCGGCACAATCCTCAACACCATCCAATCGCTGCCGCACGTCTACTCCGCGGCACTCGTCTTTCACGCCATCGAAACGGTTTAAGGCCGGGAGAGCCATCATGACGTCGCCCAAGCTCGACCGCCGCCAGATGCTGAAGCTCGAGGCCGCCGCAATCGCGGCCGCCGCCGCAGGAATGCCGGCGCCAGCTCTCGCCGCCAATCTCGTCTCCGAGCGCGACGCATCCGAATTGAAATGGGATAAGGCCGCCTGCCGCTTCTGCGGCACCGGCTGCTCGGTGATGGTCGCGACCAAGGACAACCGCGTCGTCGCCACCCATGGCGACATCAAGGCCGAGGTCAGTCGCGGCCTCAACTGCGTCAAGGGCTACTTCCTCTCCAAGATCATGTACGGCCACGACCGGCTGACGCAGCCGATGCTGCGCAAGACGAACGGCAAGTACGACAAGAACGGCGACTTCACGCCCGTCTCGTGGGACGAAGCCTTCGACATCATGGCCGAGAAGTGGAAGGACACGCTGAAAAAGCGCGGCCCGAGCGGCGTCGGCATGTTCGGCTCCGGCCAGTGGACGATCTGGGAAGGCTACGCTGCCTCGAAACTCTACAAGGCCGGCTTCCGCAGCAACAACATCGATCCCAATGCGCGCCACTGCATGGCCTCGGCGGTCGCCGGCATGATGCGCACCTTCGGCATCGACGAGCCGGCCGGCTGCTATGACGACATCGAAGCCACCGACGCCTTCGTGCTGTGGGGCTCCAACATGGCGGAGATGCACCCGATCCTGTGGACGCGCGTGGCCGACCGCCGGCTGTCCGCGCCGCATGTCCGTGTCGCCGTGCTCTCGACCTTCGAGCACCGCTCGTTCGACCTCGCCGATATCGGCATGGTGTTCGTGCCGCAGACCGATCTCTACATCCTCAACGCGATCGCCAACCACATCATCAAGACCGGCCGCGTCAACAAGGACTTCGTCGCCGCGCATACCGTGTTCAGGCGTGGCCAGACCGACATCGGTTATGGCCTGCGGCCCGACCATCCGCTGCAGAAGAAGGCGACCGGTGCGGCCAAGGCCAACGACTCCACCGAGATGAGCTACGAGGAGTTCGCAAAATTCGTGTCGGACTACACGCTGGAGAAAGCGGCAAAGATGTCCGGCGTGCCGCTCAATCGCCTCGAGGCGCTCGCCGAGCTCTATGCCGATCCCAAGACCAAGGTGGTCTCGTTCTGGACGATGGGGTTCAACCAGCACACCCGCGGCGTCTGGTGCAACAACCTCGTCTACAACATCCATCTGTTGACCGGAAAGATCTCGTCGGCCGGCAACAGCCCGTTCTCGCTGACGGGCCAGCCCTCGGCCTGCGGCACCGCGCGCGAGGTCGGCACCTTCTCGCACCGCCTGCCGGCCGACATGGTCGTCACCAACAAGGAGCACCGCGACAAGGCGGAGCACATCTGGAAGCTGCCCGAGGGCACCATTCCCGACAAGCCCGGCTATCACGCCGTGCTGCAAAGCCGGATGCTGCGCGACGGTCTGCTCAACGCCTATTGGGTACAGGTCAACAACAACCTGCAGGCAGGTCCCAACATCAACGAGGAGACCTATCCTGGCTTCCGCAACCCCGACAACTTCATCGTGGTCTCGGATGCCTATCCGACGGTGACGGCGCTCGCCGCCGACCTCATCCTGCCGACCGCGATGTGGGTGGAGAAGGAAGGCGCCTATGGCAATGCCGAGCGACGCACCCAGTTCTGGCACCAGCTCGTCACGGCACCGGGCGAATCCAAATCCGATCTCTGGCAGCTCATGGAGTTCTCCAAGCGCTTCAAGATCGAGGAGGTGTGGCCCGAGGAGCTGATCGTCAAGAAGCCGGACTATCGCGGCAAGACGCTGTTCGACGTGCTGTACAGGAACGGGCAGGTCGACAAATTTCCGACCTCCGAGATCGAGGAAGGCTACGCCAACGACGAATCCAAAGCGTTCGGCTTCTACGTGCAGAAAGGCCTGTTCGAGGAATACGCCTCCTTCGGCCGCGGCCACGGCCACGACCTCGCGCCGTTCGAGAGCTATCACCGCGAGCGCGGCCTGCGCTGGCCGGTGGTCAACGGCCAGGAGACGAAGTGGCGCTTCCGCGAGGGCAGCGATCCCTACGTCAAGCAGGGCACCGACGTGCAGTTCTACGGCTACCCGGACGGCAAGGCGCGCATCTTCGCGCTTCCTTTCGAGCCCGCGGCGGAATCGCCTGATAACGACTATCCCTACTGGCTCTCGACCGGCCGCGTGCTGGAGCACTGGCACTCCGGCACCATGACGCGCCGCGTGCCCGAGCTCTACAAGGCGTTCCCCGAAGCCGTGTGCTTCATGCATCCCGACGACGCCCAGGACGCAAAACTCCGCCGCGGCGACGAGGTGAAGGTGGTCTCGCGCCGCGGCTATATCCGAGCCCGCGTCGAGACCCGGGGCCGCGACCGGCCGCCGCGCGGATTGGTGTTCGTGCCGTGGTTCGACGAGTCCAAGCTGATCAACAAGGTGACGCTGGACGCCACTGATCCGATCTCGCTGCAAACCGATTTCAAGAAATGCGCCGTGCGCATCGAGCGGGTGTGACCATGCTGAAGCGAAGTGGAATTGTCCTGCTGGCGCTCGCGATTGCCGCGGGCGCAAGCGCGCTGACCGCGCAGACGGTGACCTCCGGCCTGCGCGGCCCTGCACCGCTCAACGACGAGGGTCCGGCGCCGCCGATGCTGCCGAACCGCAACACGTCCGAGAAGGAGGCGCGCAACTATCCGGAGCAGCCGCCGGTGATCCCGCACTCGATCGACGGCTACCAGATCGACCTCAACAGCAATAAATGCCTGTCCTGCCATGCACGCTCGCGCACGTCGGAGTCGCAGGCGCCGATGGTCTCCATCACGCACTTCATGGATCGCGACGGCCAGTTCCTCGCCTCGATCTCGCCGCGGCGCTTCTTCTGCACGGAGTGTCATGTGCCGCAGAACACTGCCACTCCGCCCGTCAGCAACGACTTCGTCGACATCGACACGCTGCTGTCGCGCGCAAGCCCCGGTGGCCGTCGATGACAACGGCCGCCGACGAACCCAATGCAAAGCCGGAGGCAAAGCGGAGCTTCCTCGCGCGGAGCTGGGATTTTGCGCTCGAACTCTGGCAGGTGCTGATCCGGCCGAGCTCGGTGTTCGGGCTCGGCGTGCTCGTGCTCGCCGGCTTCGCGGCGGGCGTGATCTTCTGGGGCGGCTTCAACACCGCGCTCGAATTGACCAACACCGAAAAATTCTGCACGAGCTGCCATGAGATGCGCGACAACGTCTTCGCCGAGCTGAAGTCGACCATCCACTTCACCAACCGCTCCGGCGTGCGCGCGACCTGCCCGGACTGCCACGTCCCGCATAACTGGACCGACAAGATCGCGCGCAAGATGCAGGCCTCCAAGGAGGTCTGGGGCAAGATTTTCGGTACGATCGACACCCGTGAGAAGTTCCTGGACCACCGGCTCGAGCTCGCGGCGCATGAATGGGCGCGCTTCAAGGCCAACGACTCCCTGGAGTGCCGCAACTGCCACAGCGCCGATTCCATGGACATCACGAAGCAATCGCCGCGGGCTTCGGTCGCGCACCAGCGCTTCCTGTTCACGGGCGAGAAGACCTGCATCGACTGCCACAAGGGCATCGCCCATCACCTGCCGGACATGCGCGGCGTTCCCGGCTGGCAGTAAGGTCCGCCGGAAGCAGGATTTGCGCCGCTTGAACCGGCGGTGCGAATGGTTAGTTTTGAGGGATCGCGAATCGCTTCGATTTCGCCCTCCTTCAAGACAAAAATGGCGACTTTCACCCCGCATCAGGATGCCGCGCTAAAAGCCGTTGGCGATTGGCTCAAGGCCAAGCCCGGCCGAGGCGGCACGCCGCCGATCTTCCGCCTGTTCGGCTTTGCCGGCACCGGCAAGACCACGCTGGCGCGGCACATTGCCGACGGCGTCGACGGCGAGGTGAAGTTCGCCGCCTTCACCGGCAAGGCCGCGCTGGTCATGCGCAACAAGGGCTGCGACAACGCCTCGACCATTCACTCGCTGATCTACCGCGCCCGCGAATCCGGCGAAGAGCAGCCGAGCTTCGAACTCTGGGACGACGCGCCCGCATCCAAGGCCAAGCTGATCGTGATCGACGAATGCTCGATGGTCGATGCCGAGCTCGGGCGCGACCTGATGTCGTTCGACTGCCCGCTGC is from Bradyrhizobium sp. ISRA430 and encodes:
- a CDS encoding NADPH-dependent F420 reductase, producing the protein MHITIAGSGNVGRALAGGWLKTGHRVTFATRDVAGDKAAELREQGFGVVLLNDAATSTDVIVLAVPWAAVEATIRSLGDVAGKVLIDTTDPLKSGRELAIGFGDSGGETVARLAPSARVVKAFSTTGSRNMADSNYPGGKLMMALAGDDTPAKQIVMALVADLGFDPIDTGPLAMSRYLEPLAMLWINLAYTQQLGPNIGFALLRR
- a CDS encoding LuxR C-terminal-related transcriptional regulator, with product MRSQAVPANPAAGDVTPAVLAIGRPDFPRILIDTLRRQAGVGHCMVFALTRTGAARCLLDAGNIPIGGDLGAAYAGQFHESDPNRDALFEGEESAPIVLPSFAPRMYGARYRKIFFNDSGIVDKCATAIWVDDTCFYVNFYRIASQGRFSAAQLARLETISPAIGASVARHFQHGTTATPDQALATLFATCAPLASLTPREREVCRRILLGFSSEAISQGLGISLHSTLTYRKRAYERLGISSQNELFSIVLSLLAGPHGLN
- a CDS encoding LLM class flavin-dependent oxidoreductase; this encodes MKFGIFYELQLPRPWVAGDELRLYQNALSQMELADSLGYDHAWVVEHHFLEEYSHSPSPESFLAAASQRTQRIRLGHGILQLTTNHPARVAERVAVLDLLSNGRCEFGMGESASITELEPFARDMESKKEVFEEAVRAIFPMFKDGGSEHHGKYFDIPLRNVVPKPVQKPHPPLWMACSQLPTIERAGRHGFGALGFQFVSADAAHAWVHAYYNAMTKRLHKLADYEINPNMALVSFFMCAKTDEEARARADGATFFQFALRFYGASQNRQRPAPGTVNMWDEYNKWKRDNPEAQEAALRGGLIGSPETIRKKLKRFQTSHIDQVILLNQAGKNSHEHICESLELFAREVMPEFQNDPEQATWKQGVMSGAIKLEEIDTEAFTDRYGKLAINVAPAKVAAG
- the napE gene encoding periplasmic nitrate reductase, NapE protein encodes the protein MSAPGDDTTGRLRRRRMEIFAFLFLTAVVMPVLAVGTVGSYGLAVWIYQMFAGPPGPPPPH
- a CDS encoding chaperone NapD — its product is MAHMTLNRRALITGRVLTAERIVPPPGGEIASILVQARPDHLAELEAEITALPGCEIHGRDARGKLVVVTEAPDAGSLGTILNTIQSLPHVYSAALVFHAIETV
- the napA gene encoding nitrate reductase catalytic subunit NapA is translated as MTSPKLDRRQMLKLEAAAIAAAAAGMPAPALAANLVSERDASELKWDKAACRFCGTGCSVMVATKDNRVVATHGDIKAEVSRGLNCVKGYFLSKIMYGHDRLTQPMLRKTNGKYDKNGDFTPVSWDEAFDIMAEKWKDTLKKRGPSGVGMFGSGQWTIWEGYAASKLYKAGFRSNNIDPNARHCMASAVAGMMRTFGIDEPAGCYDDIEATDAFVLWGSNMAEMHPILWTRVADRRLSAPHVRVAVLSTFEHRSFDLADIGMVFVPQTDLYILNAIANHIIKTGRVNKDFVAAHTVFRRGQTDIGYGLRPDHPLQKKATGAAKANDSTEMSYEEFAKFVSDYTLEKAAKMSGVPLNRLEALAELYADPKTKVVSFWTMGFNQHTRGVWCNNLVYNIHLLTGKISSAGNSPFSLTGQPSACGTAREVGTFSHRLPADMVVTNKEHRDKAEHIWKLPEGTIPDKPGYHAVLQSRMLRDGLLNAYWVQVNNNLQAGPNINEETYPGFRNPDNFIVVSDAYPTVTALAADLILPTAMWVEKEGAYGNAERRTQFWHQLVTAPGESKSDLWQLMEFSKRFKIEEVWPEELIVKKPDYRGKTLFDVLYRNGQVDKFPTSEIEEGYANDESKAFGFYVQKGLFEEYASFGRGHGHDLAPFESYHRERGLRWPVVNGQETKWRFREGSDPYVKQGTDVQFYGYPDGKARIFALPFEPAAESPDNDYPYWLSTGRVLEHWHSGTMTRRVPELYKAFPEAVCFMHPDDAQDAKLRRGDEVKVVSRRGYIRARVETRGRDRPPRGLVFVPWFDESKLINKVTLDATDPISLQTDFKKCAVRIERV
- a CDS encoding nitrate reductase cytochrome c-type subunit — its product is MLKRSGIVLLALAIAAGASALTAQTVTSGLRGPAPLNDEGPAPPMLPNRNTSEKEARNYPEQPPVIPHSIDGYQIDLNSNKCLSCHARSRTSESQAPMVSITHFMDRDGQFLASISPRRFFCTECHVPQNTATPPVSNDFVDIDTLLSRASPGGRR
- a CDS encoding NapC/NirT family cytochrome c, with the protein product MTTAADEPNAKPEAKRSFLARSWDFALELWQVLIRPSSVFGLGVLVLAGFAAGVIFWGGFNTALELTNTEKFCTSCHEMRDNVFAELKSTIHFTNRSGVRATCPDCHVPHNWTDKIARKMQASKEVWGKIFGTIDTREKFLDHRLELAAHEWARFKANDSLECRNCHSADSMDITKQSPRASVAHQRFLFTGEKTCIDCHKGIAHHLPDMRGVPGWQ